In one window of Streptomyces sp. NBC_01224 DNA:
- a CDS encoding pyridoxamine 5'-phosphate oxidase family protein, producing MQNTEFVRRQVAERRRDSLERLATERDVWVSTAHPDHGPHQVPLWFSWDGRAVWMCTSATSVTARNVRKEPRVRLSLPDTFDVVLLQGEAECFTDQDVPGDAADTFTGKFGWDPRTENGPFLYVRVVPKTVRAWRGEPELRGRVIMRDGTWLE from the coding sequence ATGCAGAACACGGAATTCGTTCGTCGCCAGGTGGCGGAACGTAGGCGCGACTCTCTGGAACGGCTCGCCACAGAGCGGGACGTGTGGGTATCAACAGCTCACCCTGATCACGGGCCGCACCAGGTGCCGCTGTGGTTTTCGTGGGACGGTCGAGCGGTGTGGATGTGCACCAGCGCAACTTCCGTGACCGCGCGGAACGTCCGCAAGGAACCACGGGTGCGCCTGTCGCTGCCGGACACCTTCGATGTGGTGCTTCTGCAGGGCGAGGCGGAGTGCTTCACTGACCAGGACGTGCCCGGAGACGCAGCGGACACGTTCACCGGCAAGTTCGGGTGGGATCCGCGCACGGAGAATGGTCCCTTTCTGTACGTGCGCGTGGTGCCGAAGACTGTGCGCGCCTGGCGAGGTGAACCAGAGCTGCGCGGCAGAGTCATCATGCGCGACGGAACGTGGCTGGAGTAG